The following coding sequences are from one Nicotiana tabacum cultivar K326 chromosome 1, ASM71507v2, whole genome shotgun sequence window:
- the LOC142164563 gene encoding secreted RxLR effector protein 161-like translates to MKKCSPRGALIIKGDKLSLNQYPQNALEKEQMKGTPYASLVGSLMYAQVCTRPDIVFAVGMFCRYQSNLGLDHWKAGKKVLRYLQGTKDFKLTYKYSDSLEVIGYSDSDLGGYKDTSKSTSGYIFFLIGGVVSWRSVKQAIVATSTMEAEFIVYYEDTSQELWLKNFIFALGLSIPFQGHRESSVTIQLQCSFLRIIKVTIKLSIST, encoded by the coding sequence ATGAAGAAATGTTCACCTAGAGGAGCACTCATAATTAAAGGTGACAAATTATCATTGAATCAATATCCACAAAATGCGTTAGAAAAGGAGCAAATGAAGGGCACTCCCTATGCTTCACTTGTTGGGAGCCTTATGTATGCACAAGTctgcactagacctgatattgtttTTGCGGTAGGAATGTTTTGTAGATATCAAAGTAACCTTGGTCTTGACCATTGGAAAGCTGGGAAAAAGGTTTTAAGATATTTGCAAGGAACCAAGGATTTTAAGCTCACATACAAATACTCTGACTCATTGGAGGTGATTGGATATTCAGACTCTGATTTGGGTGGATACAAAGACACTAGTAAATCCACTTCAggatatattttctttcttattggAGGTGTTGTGTCTTGGAGAAGTGTTAAGCAGGCCATTGTTGCTACATCCACAATGGAAGCTGAATTTATAGTATACTATGAAGATACATCACAAGAGTTATGGTTGAAGAACTTTATTTTCGCCTTAGGATTGTCGATTCCATTTCAAGGCCATCGAGAATCTTCTGTGACAATTCAGCTACAGTGTTCTTTTCTAAGAATAATAAAAGTGACTATCAAATTAAGCATATCGACATAA